A DNA window from Bos indicus x Bos taurus breed Angus x Brahman F1 hybrid chromosome 16, Bos_hybrid_MaternalHap_v2.0, whole genome shotgun sequence contains the following coding sequences:
- the HNRNPU gene encoding heterogeneous nuclear ribonucleoprotein U isoform X1, with protein sequence MSSSPVNVKKLKVSELKEELKKRRLSDKGLKAELMERLQAALDDEEAGGRPAMEPGNGSLDLGGDSAGRSGAGLEQEAAAGGDDDEEEEEEEEEGIAALDGDQMELGEENGAAGAADSGPMEEEEAASEDENGDDQGFQEGEDELGEEEEGAGDENGHGEQQPQPPAAPQQQPQQQRGAAKEAAGKSSGPTSLFAVTVAPPGARQGQQQAGGKKKAEGGGGGGRPGAPAAGDGKTEQKGGDKKRGVKRPREDHGRGYFEYIEENKYSRAKSPQPPVEEEDEHFDDTVVCLDTYNCDLHFKISRDRLSASSLTMESFAFLWAGGRASYGVSKGKVCFEMKVTEKIPVRHLYTKDIDIHEVRIGWSLTTSGMLLGEEEFSYGYSLKGIKTCNCETEDYGEKFDENDVITCFANFESDEVELSYAKNGQDLGIAFKISKEVLAGRPLFPHVLCHNCAVEFNFGQKEKPYFPIPEDYTFIQNVPLEDRVRGPKGPEEKKDCEVVMMIGLPGAGKTTWVTKHAAENPGKYNILGTNTIMDKMMVAGFKKQMADTGKLNTLLQRAPQCLGKFIEIAARKKRNFILDQTNVSAAAQRRKMCLFAGFQRKAVVVCPKDEDYKQRTQKKAEVEGKDLPEHAVLKMKGNFTLPEVAECFDEITYVELQKEEAQKLLEQYKEESKKALPPEKKQNTGSKKSNKNKSGKNQFNRGGGHRGRGGFNMRGGNFRGGAPGNRGGYNRRGSMPQRGGGGGGSGGIGYPYPRGPVFPSRGGYSNRGNYNRGGMPNRGNYNQNFRGRGNNRGYKNQSQGYNQWQQGQFWGQKPWSQHYHQGYY encoded by the exons ATGAGTTCCTCGCCTGTTAATGTGAAAAAGCTGAAGGTGTCGGAGCTGAAGGAGGAGCTCAAGAAGCGGCGCCTGTCCGACAAGGGCCTCAAGGCCGAGCTCATGGAGCGTCTCCAGGCCGCGCTGGACGACGAGGAGGCCGGGGGCCGCCCCGCCATGGAGCCCGGGAACGGCAGCCTAGACCTGGGCGGGGATTCCGCCGGGCGCTCGGGAGCAGGCCTCGAGCAGGAGGCCGCGGCTGGCGGCGACGACgacgaggaggaagaggaggaggaggaggaagggatcgCCGCCTTGGATGGCGACCAGATGGAGCTCGGGGAGGAGAACGGCGCCGCGGGGGCGGCCGACTCGGGCCcgatggaggaggaagaggccgCCTCGGAGGACGAGAACGGCGACGACCAGGGCTTCCAGGAAGGGGAGGATGAGCTCGGCGAAGAGGAAGAAGGCGCGGGCGACGAGAACGGGCACGGGGAGCAGCAGCCTCAACCGCCGGCGGCGCCGCAGCAACAACCCCAGCAGCAGCGCGGGGCCGCCAAGGAGGCCGCGGGGAAGAGCAGCGGCCCCACGTCGCTGTTCGCGGTGACGGTGGCGCCGCCCGGGGCGAGGCAGGGCCAGCAGCAGGCGGGAGGTAAGAAGAAGGCGGAAGGCGGCGGAGGCGGCGGTCGCCCCGGGGCTCCGGCGGCGG GAGACggcaaaacagaacagaaaggcGGAGATAAAAAGAGAGGTGTTAAAAGACCTCGAGAAGATCATGGCCGTGGCTATTTTGAGTACATTGAAGAGAACAAGTATAGCAG AGCCAAATCTCCTCAGCCACCTGTTGAAGAAGAAGATGAACACTTCGACGACACAGTGGTTTGTCTTGATACTT ATAATTGtgatctacattttaaaatatcaagagaTCGCCTCAGTGCTTCTTCCCTTACCATGGagagttttgcttttctttgggctggaggaagggcaTCTTACGGTGTGTCAAAAGGCAAAGTCTGTTTTGAGATGAAG GTTACAGAGAAGATCCCGGTGAGGCATTTATATACGAAAGATATTGATATACATGAAGTTCGGATTGGGTGGTCACTAACCACAAGTGGAATGTTGCTTG GTGAAGAAGAATTTTCTTATGGCTAttctttaaaaggaataaaaacatgCAACTGTGAGACTGAAGATTATGGAGAGAAGTTTGATGAAAATGATGTGATTACGTGTTTTGCT AACTTTGAAAGTGATGAAGTAGAACTCTCTTATGCAAAGAATGGACAAGATCTTGGCATTGCCTTCAAAATCAGTAAGGAAGTTCTTGCTGGACGACCACTCTTCCCACATGTTCTGTGCCACAACTGTGCAGTTGAATTTAATTTTGGTCAGAAGGAAAAGCCATATTTTCCAATACCTGAAGACTATACTTTTATCCAGAATGTCCCCTTGGAGGATCGAGTTAGAGGACCAAAGGGGCCTGAAGAGAAGAAAGATTGTGAA GTGGTTATGATGATTGGCTTGCCAGGAGCTGGAAAAACTACCTGGGTTACTAAACATGCAGCAGAAAATCCTGGTAAATACAACATTCTTGGAACAAACACCATAATGGATAAAATGATG gtggCAGGTTTTAAGAAGCAAATGGCAGATACTGGAAAACTGAACACGCTGTTGCAGAGAGCTCCACAGTGTCTTGGAAAGTTTATTGAGATTGCTGCCCGTAAGAAGCGAAATTTCATTTTGGATCAG acaaatgtgtctgctgctgcccagagaagaaaaatgtgCCTCTTTGCAGGCTTCCAACGAAAAGCTGTTGTAGTTTGCCCAAAAGATGAAGACTATAAGCaaagaacacagaagaaagcagaagtagagggaAAAGACCTACCAGAACATGCAGTTCTCAAAATGAAAG GAAACTTTACTCTGCCAGAAGTAGCTGAGTGCTTTGATGAAATAACCTATGTTGAACTTCAGAAGGAAGAGGCCCAGAAACTTTTGGAGCAATAtaaggaagaaagcaaaaaggcTCTTCCACCggaaaagaaacagaacacaGGCTCAAAGAAGAGCAATAAAAATAAGAGTGGCAAGAACCAGTTTAACAGAGGTGGTGGCCATAGAGGACGTGGTGGATTCAATATGCGTGGTGGAAATTTCAGAGGAGGAG CTCCTGGGAATCGAGGTGGATATAACAGGAGGGGCAGTATGCCGCAGAGAGGAGGCGGTGGCGGCGGCAGTGGTGGCATTGGCTATCCGTACCCTCGCGGCCCTGTCTTTCCCAGCCGTGGCGGCTACTCAAACAGAGggaactacaacagagggggaatGCCTAACAGAGGGAACTACAACCAG aacTTCAGAGGACGAGGAAACAATCGTGGCTACAAAAATCAATCTCAGGGCTACAACCAGTGGCAGCAGGGT CAATTCTGGGGTCAGAAGCCATGGAGTCAGCATTATCACCAAGGATATTATTGA
- the HNRNPU gene encoding heterogeneous nuclear ribonucleoprotein U isoform X2: MSSSPVNVKKLKVSELKEELKKRRLSDKGLKAELMERLQAALDDEEAGGRPAMEPGNGSLDLGGDSAGRSGAGLEQEAAAGGDDDEEEEEEEEEGIAALDGDQMELGEENGAAGAADSGPMEEEEAASEDENGDDQGFQEGEDELGEEEEGAGDENGHGEQQPQPPAAPQQQPQQQRGAAKEAAGKSSGPTSLFAVTVAPPGARQGQQQAGGDGKTEQKGGDKKRGVKRPREDHGRGYFEYIEENKYSRAKSPQPPVEEEDEHFDDTVVCLDTYNCDLHFKISRDRLSASSLTMESFAFLWAGGRASYGVSKGKVCFEMKVTEKIPVRHLYTKDIDIHEVRIGWSLTTSGMLLGEEEFSYGYSLKGIKTCNCETEDYGEKFDENDVITCFANFESDEVELSYAKNGQDLGIAFKISKEVLAGRPLFPHVLCHNCAVEFNFGQKEKPYFPIPEDYTFIQNVPLEDRVRGPKGPEEKKDCEVVMMIGLPGAGKTTWVTKHAAENPGKYNILGTNTIMDKMMVAGFKKQMADTGKLNTLLQRAPQCLGKFIEIAARKKRNFILDQTNVSAAAQRRKMCLFAGFQRKAVVVCPKDEDYKQRTQKKAEVEGKDLPEHAVLKMKGNFTLPEVAECFDEITYVELQKEEAQKLLEQYKEESKKALPPEKKQNTGSKKSNKNKSGKNQFNRGGGHRGRGGFNMRGGNFRGGAPGNRGGYNRRGSMPQRGGGGGGSGGIGYPYPRGPVFPSRGGYSNRGNYNRGGMPNRGNYNQNFRGRGNNRGYKNQSQGYNQWQQGQFWGQKPWSQHYHQGYY, from the exons ATGAGTTCCTCGCCTGTTAATGTGAAAAAGCTGAAGGTGTCGGAGCTGAAGGAGGAGCTCAAGAAGCGGCGCCTGTCCGACAAGGGCCTCAAGGCCGAGCTCATGGAGCGTCTCCAGGCCGCGCTGGACGACGAGGAGGCCGGGGGCCGCCCCGCCATGGAGCCCGGGAACGGCAGCCTAGACCTGGGCGGGGATTCCGCCGGGCGCTCGGGAGCAGGCCTCGAGCAGGAGGCCGCGGCTGGCGGCGACGACgacgaggaggaagaggaggaggaggaggaagggatcgCCGCCTTGGATGGCGACCAGATGGAGCTCGGGGAGGAGAACGGCGCCGCGGGGGCGGCCGACTCGGGCCcgatggaggaggaagaggccgCCTCGGAGGACGAGAACGGCGACGACCAGGGCTTCCAGGAAGGGGAGGATGAGCTCGGCGAAGAGGAAGAAGGCGCGGGCGACGAGAACGGGCACGGGGAGCAGCAGCCTCAACCGCCGGCGGCGCCGCAGCAACAACCCCAGCAGCAGCGCGGGGCCGCCAAGGAGGCCGCGGGGAAGAGCAGCGGCCCCACGTCGCTGTTCGCGGTGACGGTGGCGCCGCCCGGGGCGAGGCAGGGCCAGCAGCAGGCGGGAG GAGACggcaaaacagaacagaaaggcGGAGATAAAAAGAGAGGTGTTAAAAGACCTCGAGAAGATCATGGCCGTGGCTATTTTGAGTACATTGAAGAGAACAAGTATAGCAG AGCCAAATCTCCTCAGCCACCTGTTGAAGAAGAAGATGAACACTTCGACGACACAGTGGTTTGTCTTGATACTT ATAATTGtgatctacattttaaaatatcaagagaTCGCCTCAGTGCTTCTTCCCTTACCATGGagagttttgcttttctttgggctggaggaagggcaTCTTACGGTGTGTCAAAAGGCAAAGTCTGTTTTGAGATGAAG GTTACAGAGAAGATCCCGGTGAGGCATTTATATACGAAAGATATTGATATACATGAAGTTCGGATTGGGTGGTCACTAACCACAAGTGGAATGTTGCTTG GTGAAGAAGAATTTTCTTATGGCTAttctttaaaaggaataaaaacatgCAACTGTGAGACTGAAGATTATGGAGAGAAGTTTGATGAAAATGATGTGATTACGTGTTTTGCT AACTTTGAAAGTGATGAAGTAGAACTCTCTTATGCAAAGAATGGACAAGATCTTGGCATTGCCTTCAAAATCAGTAAGGAAGTTCTTGCTGGACGACCACTCTTCCCACATGTTCTGTGCCACAACTGTGCAGTTGAATTTAATTTTGGTCAGAAGGAAAAGCCATATTTTCCAATACCTGAAGACTATACTTTTATCCAGAATGTCCCCTTGGAGGATCGAGTTAGAGGACCAAAGGGGCCTGAAGAGAAGAAAGATTGTGAA GTGGTTATGATGATTGGCTTGCCAGGAGCTGGAAAAACTACCTGGGTTACTAAACATGCAGCAGAAAATCCTGGTAAATACAACATTCTTGGAACAAACACCATAATGGATAAAATGATG gtggCAGGTTTTAAGAAGCAAATGGCAGATACTGGAAAACTGAACACGCTGTTGCAGAGAGCTCCACAGTGTCTTGGAAAGTTTATTGAGATTGCTGCCCGTAAGAAGCGAAATTTCATTTTGGATCAG acaaatgtgtctgctgctgcccagagaagaaaaatgtgCCTCTTTGCAGGCTTCCAACGAAAAGCTGTTGTAGTTTGCCCAAAAGATGAAGACTATAAGCaaagaacacagaagaaagcagaagtagagggaAAAGACCTACCAGAACATGCAGTTCTCAAAATGAAAG GAAACTTTACTCTGCCAGAAGTAGCTGAGTGCTTTGATGAAATAACCTATGTTGAACTTCAGAAGGAAGAGGCCCAGAAACTTTTGGAGCAATAtaaggaagaaagcaaaaaggcTCTTCCACCggaaaagaaacagaacacaGGCTCAAAGAAGAGCAATAAAAATAAGAGTGGCAAGAACCAGTTTAACAGAGGTGGTGGCCATAGAGGACGTGGTGGATTCAATATGCGTGGTGGAAATTTCAGAGGAGGAG CTCCTGGGAATCGAGGTGGATATAACAGGAGGGGCAGTATGCCGCAGAGAGGAGGCGGTGGCGGCGGCAGTGGTGGCATTGGCTATCCGTACCCTCGCGGCCCTGTCTTTCCCAGCCGTGGCGGCTACTCAAACAGAGggaactacaacagagggggaatGCCTAACAGAGGGAACTACAACCAG aacTTCAGAGGACGAGGAAACAATCGTGGCTACAAAAATCAATCTCAGGGCTACAACCAGTGGCAGCAGGGT CAATTCTGGGGTCAGAAGCCATGGAGTCAGCATTATCACCAAGGATATTATTGA